From the genome of Setaria viridis chromosome 1, Setaria_viridis_v4.0, whole genome shotgun sequence:
GCTTCTCCATGTTTGATCCTCCATGCACATCGCTTGCTTGCAGCCCAAGCTTTCCCTATGTCGCGCCTCCCTAATcgctgccggtgccggcgctCTCAGCTCCCTCCCCTATGCTACCCCTACTTCCCCGCCGTCATCCCTGCCCCAAATCATAGAAGAGGCCACCAGGTCCTGCTCCAAGGGGCGAGCTGTGCCGGCCATCGGAGGAGCTACTCTGCCCGCAATGGGCTTAGCCGCCGGAGGAGCTCCACGGGGAAGGGTGCTGAGCGCCGCTGCCTCGCGGCCATAGGTGAgccgcgccggccgctgccttcctcctcctcctccaccatttCCTAGCATCGGATCCCGCTATGCAGTGCTCCTCCTACTAGGGTTTACTACATGTTGCAAAAGTATATTTTAAGTGTTTCAGATGTTTTAGaagaatgttgcaagtgttttatgtgGATGTTGCAAAGTACATCTAGATGTTgcgatgttgcatatgtttcacacacatgttgcaagtgttttatctgGATGTTACATTTTTAACGAGATATTTAAATGTTCCATGCAACACGAAACAGATGTTGcggcaattttttttcctcatcattAACAGATGGCTAATAAATTTTTTCAACatattttttgatgttgcaaatgataattttctatgttgcaaacgtttattttttatgttgaaGATGTTGTTTTTTGATGTTGTGATGGACCAACGGACGTACAAGCGCCCACGCCcatcttaaatatatgacgtgaTGGAGTAGCTTGTAACTGTCAGTACGCAGCATGAGGCCATGAGCCGAGGCATTCTTGCCGCCGATGTGAGTAGTGAACACAGACGACCCTTATTCCAGTAAATTACCAAAGACAAGAGGCATGAAGCCTGGTCATATGGAAGGACATGCTAATAATAAGCTCTCTGAAAGATCATCATCTGGTACGATAACATCACCGGAATATTGAGCTATTTGACACAACGGAAGAATGCAAAGGTCGAATCCAAGAAGAAGAACGGACGAAAAAGAGAAGTGGCATTCCACCTCCATGAACCGGAGATACCGCCAACCTTGTACATACGGTGCACACACAAGAATACAAGATCTAACTCCGGTCAGCGATAGGCCTTAGTCAGCGACCCACCTTTTAACCGCAGTTAGTTTCGCTTGCGTAAAGCTAATCTCTATCGGAGGTGAGAGGCATGACAAAAGGCTCCCCGCTAATTACTCGCTCGATCCTGATCCACTTCAGACGTGGGGCCCAAGAGCGGCGGGGTCCAAGTCATGGCCATCTTATCCGGTACGTCCAGCCAGATGCCACGTACTGGTCGTGCAGCACTAGCATCTTCTTGTGCGTGCGCTCGGACCCACGGCGATGAGCTGTCAGATACTCATCTACACTAATCTACTCTGCTTAACCCACTGTTAATCCCATCCTCCATGATTAATGCTCTCTTGGATCTCTGGTTCTGCCCAAAGCAATAGCCTGGCCGCGCTAAACTCATCACGTACGGCTGTTCAATCAGTACGcgacggagccgccgccgccagcgactCGCCGGCTGCCGCGCGCGGTGGCGGCACCTGCACCATTGGCGCAGCAGCTGCTGCCGGCGTCCTCGTCCATGAAGATCTGCTGGCGCCGGCACTCCTCGCTGCAGAACGCCCGGTCGCCTCTGCAATTGCATGCACGCGCCACGAGTCAAACATATGtacaaagattttttttttcccgaaagaTAAACACATGTGCAAATATACTCCATATATGAGCTAGCCAACCAGAAGAATGAGCTCACAACCGCGGATCAATCTGGACGCCTTCTTCTCAGCGCAGCTTATTAGCTTATTACCTGTACATGTAGATGTCCCTGCCCTCGGCGAGCTCCCTGTGGCACAGGCAGCAGCGCTGCAGgaaggagctcgccggcggcggcggcgagacgtGCTTTTGCTTGGGGCCGTGGATCAAGAGGGTGGCCTTGCTGATGATCTGCGCCGGCGGCTTCTTCCCCGGGTGGTTCTTGTGGGTGGTCTCCAGTACTACACTCAGCCCGGCCATGGTGCCAGAACGCAGAGAGTATGTGGACTACCGTAGTGGATGGATTTTGGATGCAGAATCTGTTTTCCCCCCCCTTCAGTTTCACTTCCTCCTTTCCTTTGCTTGTGAGAGATCTTTTGTCCTTCATGGAAGGGGAGTTCACCCGGTGCTTataaaggaggaggaaggggtgtgtgtgtgtggtagGGTGCGTCCAAGCAGCTGGTCAAGGAGGACGTGGATTCCGATTGGAGAGTGAGCTTGGCACTGTCATCCTAACACGTCTGCCAGCTCACCTTGGATTAGGTGACCAGACAGTTGATTTCTGCTGAACCTTCTTCAGTTCAAAGGAGACCACTTGTACTAATGCTGCGCATTGTTTTACGTATTGGATGAACCGTGAACAAACTTTTCAAACATACCATGATTCGGTACTAATCATATTTAGGGCGTGGAGCATTGTtactttctttttccctttgtAAGCCTATCATCCATCAAGGGTGAAGCTAAGCTTCGAGATTTCCGCTGACTGTGCAGCGTAGTTCATTAACTTCACCAGGATCAGTTTACACGCAAAACAAAAGTATTCTTAAGATCatgtttcccttttttttttcttccgaaGGAGAGGCCAGGTTTGAAGGTGGACTTGGCCAAAGTTAAACAAGGGCACATTTCAATAAGAATAAAAAGCAACAAAGCACAAATATTTGGATAATTTTAACAACTGTGCAAGTGCTCCACATCTGGATAATGCTGGGTACACAACCAGCTAATCGCAGTGGAGCTCCATGGCTACACACTCATACCGTCTCTCCTTCCAAGTTGTGAAGCGTTTGCACTGATCGATCCATTCCAAATTTCCAATGCATCAATCATCAGTGTGCATGGGCCATACTGCCATAGACATGGAGGGAGGCAGACTTGGAGCACCGAGCCACCGAGCAGCAACGGCAGAGGCTGCGGCGGCCTGTGGCGCTTGACCTGCGCCGAGGCTGTGCGTCCGCTCTCATCCCTCCACGTGTAGGCCACAGGACTCCGTTGTCGCTTGCGGCGTACGGATCCACTGTGCCCGCATGTGCTGCGGCCGGGCCTGCCCTCAACCGCTTGGTTCAATGGCTCTACGCCTCTACGACGGCACGGGCCAGCCATCAAACGACCGGGGCACCCACCTGTTCGCCCGTAATAGTTTTGAGTCCACCTTCACGATTGTGGCACTAGAAATGCAGTACACTAGTACTGCAAATGTAGTGAGAGTTCCCGCGCCGCCCTGCACTTTGCTAGCTTCAGCCTCCAATGTCGTGAGCTTGGCCGAAACAAATATCACAATTGAAAGAATTTGTATGAAAAATCTCTTTTTAGTATTATTTAAGGGACACCTTAACTGTACCATTAAAGAGTCCATGACACGTGAGATCAGATTCATGATGAAACTAGGATCACAAGATTAGAAAAGCCAACTATACTAATCCATTCTCCTTCATAAAAAGGCTATATGTAAAGGGTAATTTTGCTCCTAGATACTCTTCAATGTTAGTTTTAGCTAGTACATTACTCAAATGCATCTTTGCTAGTGGACACTCTTTAATTGTGATAATTTGTTAATAGACACCGGATcaataaaatattattttttatgagaagagagagaaatatGGTGAACGGACTAAAATGTCCATCAATTAAGCGGGAACCACATGTCAGATTGGGTAGGGACTAGCAGGACGTGTTTTTGCTGGGCCAGGTACATTGCCTTGCTCAACTCACCTCACCGAGCATGGAATGGATAGATAACGTTTGGAAAGTTTGCATCCTTTGTTGTGTTGTTCATGTTTCCCTTTCCTTTGCTCTCCAAGAACCGCGGAGTGTCCGtttcaagggaaaaaaaagaacagagtcTCCTTTCCTATTTCCTCCCAAGAATATCAGGAAGAAGCGGATTCAGAGCACGTTGCAGCCAAGAAAACAAgccagtttcaaaaaaaaacagaagaaagCGAAAACCAGGTCGGGGTGGGAAGAGCCGAGCAAGAAATCCCCCTCTTCAATCTGACACATGAGCCCACTCAAATGATGGGTACTTTAGTCCATTCATCatatttctctctcttctcatgTAAAGAATAATATTTTATTAGCTGTGATGCCCACGGGCAAATTGTCACAATTAAAAAGTGTCCACCAACAAAGATGCATTTGAGTGATATCCACCAGCAAAGACCAACAATGAAGAGTGTCCATGGGTAAAATTACCCAAATATAAATATGGATGTAGTAGAAAAAATAAGCTGTGGGTAGGCCTGCTAGTAGGGCGGGTGAAAACGATTTTTTTCGGGTAGGGTCCTGAGGAGGGTCTTGTGTAGATGGGTGAGAATGAGTTTTTGAGACTAACTGGGCGGAGCGGAGAGGATAATACTAGAAGTGCGGGTTGGGGCGAGTTAGAATGGGTCCACTTGACCTTACCTGGGTGGGTTCTCACGGTGGGTGTTCCGCCAGTCACGACTCGCGTCGCTCATGCAAGAAAGGGAGATAGGCGAAGCCGCCGCTGTCgccagccgccgtcgccgctgtcGCTCCCGCGCGTCCTCCTCCAACCACGACGACAAATTGGCGGTACGCCTCCTCCTGTAGCTCTCCTCTCCTACCCCCTCCTCTGCAGCATCCCTTTCCTCttttcctcatcctcttcctttCTTGGTAGGGTTTGATTTGATTGTCTAGCGTCTGCAGTGGCGGCCTTGAGTCCTACATCCAGCGGGAGAAGCCGAGAAGGTGCTGTGTATCACAAGTTAGAGTACAACGACTGCCGTGATTTGACTCCTACTAGAAGTGGTGCCGGGTGCTGGACTGATGGCAGCCCAACAGATGCAGCTTGCCCAGGTGCGATTGATTTTTCTGATTCAATTTGATTGACCCTCCTAATCGATTGTTAGTTTGCGACACGTGCTTGGATTGAAGGCGAAGCAATTAAGATCCATTTGCTTCACGTCCGATCTTTGGACATCAAACCAAAAGTTGGGATATATTTGTTTGGTAGCACATTTTATTGACCCTGATTTTATTTTGAAGATAAAAATTATTGCATTCAAGGATGTTAAGTATCCACATAATGGTCTAGCTATTGAGGAAGCCATTACAAGATGTCTAACAGATTATGGAATCAAAGAGAAGATGTTTACGATCACACATGACAATGCGGCAAATAACAAGGTAGCTTGTGATCTTCTCCAAGAAAGTGGAAAGCGTGATATGTTATTTGATGGTGAGCatcttcttgttagatgttgtGCTCATATACTCAACATTCTTGTGCAAGATAGTATAGGCATTGCTGATGCTGCAATGGAATCGATAAGAGACCTGGTTAGGTATGTTAATTCGTCAGCATTGCGAATCCAGGCTTTCAAT
Proteins encoded in this window:
- the LOC117836520 gene encoding FCS-Like Zinc finger 5, yielding MAGLSVVLETTHKNHPGKKPPAQIISKATLLIHGPKQKHVSPPPPASSFLQRCCLCHRELAEGRDIYMYRGDRAFCSEECRRQQIFMDEDAGSSCCANGAGAATARGSRRVAGGGGSVAY